Proteins co-encoded in one Gossypium arboreum isolate Shixiya-1 chromosome 11, ASM2569848v2, whole genome shotgun sequence genomic window:
- the LOC128283875 gene encoding uncharacterized protein LOC128283875 — protein sequence MDFVSGLTLTPTEKDSVWVIVDRLTKTAHFIPGSSFYVSVLGKLHEALGSRLDFSTAFHPHTDGQLEKKAYADLKRKDIEYSVGDMVFLKVSPWKKVLRFSRKGKLSPRFIGSYQILKQVGPVVYQLEVPPELDRIHDVFHVSMLRRYCSDPTHVLPMEEIEIRPDLMFEEEYVQILDRDVKVLCRKSIPLVKVLWRNHSIEEATWEPEDSIRQ from the exons atggactttgttagtgggttgacCCTAACACCCACTGAGAAGGACTCTGTTTGGGTCATTGTGGACCGATTAACCAAGACCGCACATTTTATTCCT GGATCCTCATTTTACGTCTCAGTTCTAGGAAAgcttcatgaggctttgggttcgagGCTagactttagtactgcttttcatcctcatACTGACGGTCAGTTAGAGAAG AAGGCCTATGCTGATCTAAAGAGGAAGGACATCGAGTATTCGGTGGGGGACATGGTTTTCcttaaggtctcaccatggaaaaaggttttgaggttCAGTCGCAAGGGTAAGCTGAGCCCTCGATTTATTGGGTCGTACCAGATTCTGAAGCAAGTAGGGCCAGTCGTATATCAATTAGAggtacctccagagttagaccgcatacatgatgtgttccatgtctcaATGTTGAGACGCTACTGCTCTGATCCTACACACGTTTTGCCCATGGAGGAGATTGAGATTAGACCGGATCTGATGTTCGAGGAGGAGTATGTTCAAATTCTAGATCGCGACGTTAAAGTCTTATGTAGGAAGTCTATTCCCTTGGTGAAGGTGCTATGGCGGAATCATAGCattgaggaggctacttgggagccagaggattcgATACGACAGTAG